A stretch of Methanosphaerula palustris E1-9c DNA encodes these proteins:
- a CDS encoding O-acetylhomoserine aminocarboxypropyltransferase/cysteine synthase family protein has product MTEKKFRLGTTSLHAGQVPDPTTGSRVVPLYQTSSYVFKDTEQAENRFGLKELGNIYTRLMNPTTDVFEKRIAAIEGGTGAIATASGAAAITYAILNITRPGDDIVSADNLYGGTFEFFHYTLPKFGRHVIFVDSTKPEEYKKAITPNTRALYAETIGNPKLDTPDLEAISKIAHDNGIPFIVDNTTGVGLVRPIDFGVDVVVHSATKYIGGHGNSIGGVIVDSGKFAWNNGKFPEFTEPDPGYHGLKYWDTFGNFPGLGNVAFVFKIRVSLMRDTGAVLSPFNAWLFLIGLETLHLRVPRHSENAFAVAKFLSTHPKVAWVTYPGLPEDPNHELTKKYLTGGFGPLVGVGIKGGEVASRKFIDNLKLFSNLANIGDSKSLVIHPASTTHLQLTVEEQKKTGITPDFVRLSIGTEDIEDIIDDLKQALEATP; this is encoded by the coding sequence ATGACAGAAAAGAAATTCCGCCTTGGAACAACCTCCCTCCATGCAGGGCAGGTACCCGATCCGACTACCGGATCCCGGGTTGTACCGCTATACCAGACATCCTCCTATGTATTCAAAGATACGGAACAGGCAGAAAACCGGTTCGGCTTAAAAGAACTCGGGAACATTTACACCCGACTTATGAACCCGACCACGGACGTGTTCGAAAAACGTATTGCAGCCATTGAAGGAGGAACCGGAGCGATTGCGACAGCATCAGGAGCAGCAGCTATCACCTATGCGATCCTGAACATCACCCGGCCTGGCGACGATATCGTCTCTGCCGATAATCTGTATGGGGGGACATTCGAGTTCTTCCACTACACGCTCCCGAAGTTCGGGCGACATGTCATCTTTGTCGACTCCACGAAACCAGAGGAGTATAAAAAGGCGATTACTCCAAATACCCGAGCTCTCTACGCCGAAACCATTGGAAATCCAAAACTGGATACTCCGGACTTAGAGGCTATCTCAAAGATCGCTCATGACAACGGTATACCCTTCATCGTCGACAACACCACCGGTGTAGGCCTGGTTCGTCCCATCGATTTCGGTGTGGATGTCGTTGTACACTCGGCGACCAAGTACATCGGCGGGCACGGAAATTCCATCGGTGGAGTGATCGTTGACTCCGGCAAATTTGCCTGGAACAATGGTAAATTCCCTGAGTTCACCGAACCCGACCCCGGCTACCATGGTCTGAAGTACTGGGATACATTCGGGAATTTCCCGGGCCTCGGGAATGTTGCCTTTGTATTCAAGATCCGTGTCTCACTGATGAGAGATACCGGGGCAGTGCTCAGCCCGTTCAATGCGTGGCTCTTCCTCATCGGCCTCGAGACCCTGCACCTGCGGGTTCCCCGGCACTCGGAGAATGCCTTCGCGGTTGCAAAATTCCTGAGCACCCACCCAAAGGTTGCCTGGGTGACATACCCCGGGCTTCCCGAAGACCCGAACCACGAACTCACGAAGAAATATCTCACCGGAGGATTCGGGCCTCTTGTCGGTGTCGGGATCAAAGGAGGAGAAGTGGCGTCGAGGAAGTTTATCGACAACCTGAAACTCTTCAGCAACCTCGCGAACATCGGAGATTCCAAGAGCCTGGTCATCCACCCGGCATCGACCACCCACCTGCAGCTCACCGTCGAGGAACAGAAAAAGACCGGTATCACACCGGACTTTGTTCGGCTCTCCATCGGTACTGAGGATATCGAGGATATCATCGACGATCTAAAGCAGGCACTGGAAGCGACACCGTGA
- the pscS gene encoding O-phospho-L-seryl-tRNA:Cys-tRNA synthase — protein sequence MSIKIQKTFEALFELEEIRGIFREAVPTGLNAEEEAALQKKITELKAIIADLEAGTGTPKVTKIAGTLNVRSREEQYINIHPIQAAGRLTDEARKALISYGDGYSTCDFCRKPFRLDKITRPSIADFHEDLAKWLNMDQARVVPGARRGFQAVTSTLVNKGDSVIVSALAHYTEFLAVEGAGGIVKEVPLNDKNIVTAEATADKIEEVKTETGKLPVLVMIDHYDYQFANEHEITAIGKVAHQYDIPFLYNGAYTVGVQPVDGKKIGADFVVGSGHKSMASVAPSGVLAINDDFAPKTLRTTAMVGDLTKRKFGIKEVELLGCTLMGGTLLSMMASFPTVKERVLHWDEEVKKSNYFIDALLRVEGSKVLSEYPRKHTLTKVDTTGSYDTVAQTHKRRGFFFSDELTAHGIVGEFAGATRTWKLNTYGLNWNQVHYLADAFTEIAEKYELPVQKEKIQPNPV from the coding sequence ATGAGTATCAAAATACAAAAAACATTCGAAGCACTCTTCGAACTTGAAGAGATCCGGGGAATCTTCAGAGAAGCAGTCCCCACCGGGCTCAATGCCGAAGAGGAGGCGGCACTCCAGAAAAAGATCACTGAGCTCAAGGCAATTATTGCTGATCTTGAAGCTGGCACCGGGACGCCTAAAGTAACCAAGATTGCAGGAACTCTGAATGTCCGTTCTCGTGAGGAACAGTACATCAATATCCACCCGATCCAGGCAGCAGGGCGATTGACCGATGAGGCAAGAAAAGCGCTCATCTCGTATGGTGATGGATATTCCACCTGCGATTTCTGCCGAAAACCGTTCAGGCTTGACAAGATCACCCGGCCCAGCATCGCAGATTTCCATGAAGATCTCGCAAAGTGGCTCAACATGGACCAGGCCCGTGTCGTACCCGGTGCACGCCGGGGATTCCAGGCAGTCACATCCACGCTCGTAAATAAAGGAGACAGCGTCATTGTGTCAGCACTTGCCCACTACACCGAATTCCTCGCAGTCGAGGGGGCAGGGGGGATTGTCAAAGAAGTTCCCCTCAATGACAAAAACATTGTGACCGCAGAGGCCACAGCCGATAAGATCGAGGAGGTCAAGACCGAGACCGGAAAACTTCCAGTGCTCGTCATGATCGACCACTACGATTACCAGTTCGCCAACGAACACGAGATCACTGCTATTGGGAAAGTCGCCCACCAGTATGACATTCCCTTCCTCTACAACGGAGCATATACCGTCGGCGTCCAGCCGGTCGACGGAAAGAAGATCGGAGCAGACTTTGTCGTCGGCTCCGGACACAAGAGTATGGCATCGGTGGCGCCGTCCGGGGTTCTCGCAATAAACGATGATTTCGCCCCGAAAACACTCCGGACCACTGCCATGGTCGGTGACCTGACCAAGCGCAAGTTCGGGATTAAAGAAGTTGAACTGCTCGGGTGCACGCTGATGGGCGGGACCCTGCTATCTATGATGGCATCGTTCCCAACAGTCAAAGAACGTGTGCTTCACTGGGATGAGGAGGTTAAGAAGTCGAATTATTTCATCGACGCACTCCTCCGGGTCGAAGGGAGCAAGGTACTGTCCGAGTACCCGAGAAAACATACCCTCACAAAGGTCGACACAACCGGAAGTTATGATACGGTCGCTCAAACCCATAAGCGTCGTGGTTTCTTCTTCAGTGACGAACTGACCGCACATGGAATCGTCGGAGAGTTTGCAGGGGCGACACGAACCTGGAAACTCAACACCTACGGTCTCAACTGGAACCAGGTCCATTACCTGGCAGACGCGTTCACAGAGATCGCAGAGAAGTATGAATTACCCGTTCAAAAGGAAAAAATTCAACCGAACCCGGTTTAA
- a CDS encoding radical SAM protein has translation MEEGLTAETKALLISIGSADMDSTLLPADLKTVATAGPGAGGTSFFIRSGTHRVRLSLKKESPLKVIPWREGVGVERDGHIIAYGTLELPLCHCPEQAYITVSERCIYNCKFCPVPLLDGRIKTIDEITALVDAAVTRGTVKAISLTSGVSESPEKEAQYMVKIVRHLRERYDLPIGVSIYPTPTSTEDLYAAGAAEIKYNVETMDPSIFDRVCPELSLDKILLALKGAVKIFGRNHVSSNFIIGLGESDACVLEGVETLASMGVIPNLRPISPHPLRKGEIVVERPSPERLLKLTGINKAALDRHGLDVMKAQTMCLPCTGCDLTPHRDL, from the coding sequence ATGGAAGAGGGACTCACTGCTGAAACAAAGGCGCTCCTGATCAGCATCGGAAGCGCGGATATGGACTCGACACTTCTGCCTGCAGACTTAAAAACTGTTGCAACTGCAGGTCCTGGTGCGGGCGGGACGTCATTCTTCATCAGATCCGGCACTCACCGTGTCCGCCTCTCGCTCAAGAAGGAATCCCCATTAAAAGTAATTCCATGGAGAGAAGGTGTTGGAGTGGAGAGGGATGGGCACATCATTGCCTATGGAACACTGGAGTTGCCCCTCTGTCACTGCCCGGAGCAGGCATATATCACCGTAAGCGAGCGATGCATCTATAACTGTAAATTCTGCCCGGTACCCCTGTTGGATGGACGAATAAAAACCATTGATGAGATAACCGCGCTGGTCGACGCAGCGGTGACCCGGGGCACTGTAAAAGCAATCTCTCTTACGAGTGGTGTTTCTGAATCTCCAGAGAAGGAGGCACAGTATATGGTAAAGATCGTCAGGCACCTACGAGAAAGATATGATCTTCCCATCGGCGTATCCATCTATCCGACACCGACCTCAACTGAAGATCTCTATGCAGCAGGGGCTGCAGAGATTAAATATAATGTCGAGACGATGGATCCATCGATCTTCGACAGAGTCTGCCCGGAACTTTCTCTTGACAAGATTCTTCTCGCACTGAAAGGCGCAGTCAAAATTTTTGGCAGAAATCATGTATCTTCAAATTTTATTATCGGACTTGGCGAGAGCGATGCCTGTGTTCTGGAGGGTGTTGAGACACTCGCCAGCATGGGAGTGATCCCGAATCTGCGCCCAATCTCACCTCACCCACTCAGGAAAGGCGAAATCGTTGTCGAACGTCCATCGCCAGAGAGGTTACTCAAGTTGACAGGGATCAACAAGGCTGCACTCGATCGTCACGGACTCGATGTGATGAAGGCCCAGACGATGTGCCTTCCCTGCACTGGGTGTGATCTTACCCCGCATCGGGATCTGTAA
- a CDS encoding winged helix-turn-helix transcriptional regulator: protein MLESGGQLTQKDLIRETSLPSRTVRYALNRLKEEQFLVERYYFIDARQSLYSLNQSQREVVAV, encoded by the coding sequence GTGCTGGAATCGGGTGGACAACTGACACAGAAGGATCTCATCCGCGAGACCTCCCTGCCATCCCGGACCGTGCGGTATGCATTGAACAGGTTAAAGGAAGAGCAATTCCTTGTCGAGCGTTATTATTTCATTGACGCCCGACAGAGCCTGTACAGCCTGAACCAATCACAGAGGGAGGTGGTTGCTGTATGA
- a CDS encoding response regulator, producing the protein MISVLYVDDDPALLEIGKLFLEKMGNFSVETCLSALEALVRLKQKSYHAVLSDFDMPEMNGIQFLKQVRADYPKLPFVIFTGRGREDVVVEALNNGVDFYLQKGGEAKSQFAELSHKLRLAVQSRRSEEQIQHLARLYAVLSKTNEAATGLRDRDALLAEACRIAVHEGGFVMVWAGLNDPQTHTINPIAHYSITGNPLLPPAEPGDALPVDAPPTDIAFRKGLYNIAADNRDDPRLLDWRDALLAYGFGSSAAFPLRSGEQVIGAMTFHAHEPRFFDEEEVQLLIELTDNLSIALELMEREQDITELKQMSDTLWSANRKLNLLNNIIRHDILNTVAGLIGLEDMALDIIQEREVAGLLKEIRGSTQKIQQQIDFTREYQDIGVKAPQWQNVTDIASRVGEALDQNGLRLDVEFGDVEVYADPLLEKVFFNLMDNVIRYGVGATVIRFHSHQSGTDLILSCEDDGVGVPDDVKERIFEQGYGNNTGQGLFLVREILAITGISITETGVYGQGARFDIRVPQDGYGVLRRKEPHQSSCSLSVHE; encoded by the coding sequence ATGATATCAGTACTCTATGTAGATGACGACCCGGCGCTGCTGGAGATCGGAAAGTTATTCCTTGAAAAGATGGGGAATTTTTCTGTTGAAACCTGTCTGTCGGCACTGGAAGCACTCGTTCGGCTGAAACAGAAATCCTACCATGCCGTGCTCTCGGATTTCGACATGCCGGAGATGAATGGCATCCAGTTTCTCAAACAGGTTCGGGCTGATTACCCGAAACTCCCATTCGTCATCTTTACCGGGAGGGGACGGGAGGATGTCGTTGTTGAAGCCCTGAATAATGGTGTGGATTTCTACCTCCAGAAGGGTGGTGAAGCGAAGTCTCAGTTTGCTGAACTCTCCCACAAACTCCGTCTCGCAGTCCAGAGTCGACGATCTGAGGAACAGATCCAGCATCTCGCTCGATTGTATGCCGTCCTCTCCAAGACCAATGAGGCAGCGACTGGTCTTCGGGATCGAGATGCGCTGCTCGCAGAAGCATGTCGGATCGCTGTGCATGAGGGGGGTTTTGTGATGGTATGGGCAGGACTCAACGATCCCCAAACTCACACGATTAATCCGATCGCCCATTACAGCATAACGGGGAATCCCCTGCTTCCCCCGGCCGAGCCAGGTGATGCCCTCCCGGTTGATGCCCCTCCAACGGATATCGCATTTAGAAAAGGGCTTTATAATATTGCTGCTGACAACCGTGACGATCCACGGCTTCTGGACTGGAGAGATGCATTGCTCGCATATGGGTTTGGTTCAAGTGCTGCATTTCCCCTTCGTTCTGGAGAGCAGGTTATCGGAGCCATGACATTCCATGCCCATGAGCCGCGATTCTTCGATGAGGAGGAGGTGCAGTTGCTCATTGAACTCACGGATAACCTCTCTATCGCGCTTGAACTCATGGAGCGTGAGCAGGATATAACTGAACTCAAACAGATGAGTGACACCCTCTGGTCTGCCAATCGGAAACTGAATCTCCTCAATAATATCATTCGTCATGACATCCTCAATACTGTGGCCGGGCTTATTGGTCTTGAGGATATGGCGCTGGATATTATTCAGGAACGAGAAGTGGCAGGACTCCTGAAAGAGATCAGAGGCTCGACTCAGAAGATCCAGCAGCAGATAGATTTTACCCGGGAGTATCAGGATATCGGAGTCAAAGCCCCTCAATGGCAGAATGTAACTGATATTGCCTCCCGGGTTGGGGAAGCCCTTGACCAGAATGGCCTCCGGCTCGATGTCGAGTTCGGGGATGTGGAAGTTTACGCAGATCCTCTGTTGGAGAAAGTCTTCTTCAACCTCATGGACAATGTCATCAGGTATGGAGTGGGTGCAACTGTTATCAGGTTCCACTCCCACCAATCTGGAACGGATCTCATCCTTTCATGTGAAGATGACGGGGTTGGTGTGCCGGATGATGTGAAAGAACGGATCTTCGAACAGGGATATGGAAATAATACCGGGCAGGGATTATTTCTGGTACGGGAGATCCTTGCCATAACCGGGATCTCGATCACAGAAACAGGGGTGTATGGACAGGGTGCCCGATTTGATATACGTGTTCCACAGGATGGATATGGGGTATTGAGGAGGAAAGAACCACACCAGAGTTCCTGCTCTTTATCTGTGCACGAGTGA
- a CDS encoding two-CW domain-containing protein, with the protein MTHINCWEFKKCGREPGGVNVSDLGICPASTEIQTDGVNHGKNGGRACWAISGTMCGGKVQGTFASKIGNCLNCEFYQQVQWEEKPRFETSAKILERLNKGYPPEP; encoded by the coding sequence ATGACTCATATAAACTGCTGGGAGTTCAAAAAATGTGGGCGTGAGCCTGGAGGAGTGAATGTATCGGATCTTGGGATCTGCCCTGCATCAACTGAAATACAAACTGATGGTGTGAATCATGGAAAAAACGGAGGTCGGGCCTGCTGGGCGATCAGTGGTACGATGTGTGGCGGGAAGGTACAGGGGACCTTTGCCTCAAAGATCGGCAACTGTCTCAACTGCGAATTTTACCAGCAGGTCCAGTGGGAGGAGAAACCCCGGTTTGAAACATCAGCAAAGATACTGGAGCGTCTGAACAAGGGATATCCACCTGAACCATGA
- a CDS encoding two-CW domain-containing protein, protein MTHENCWEFKNCGREPGGVNVSELGVCPASTETLADGVNHGMNGGRACWAISGTMCGGKVQGTLATKIGNCLNCEFYQRVQREEKPRFETSAKILERLNKGFPPES, encoded by the coding sequence ATGACTCATGAAAACTGTTGGGAATTTAAAAATTGTGGGCGTGAGCCTGGAGGAGTGAATGTATCGGAACTTGGGGTCTGCCCTGCATCAACTGAAACATTAGCAGATGGTGTGAATCATGGAATGAATGGGGGCCGGGCCTGCTGGGCGATCAGCGGTACGATGTGCGGTGGAAAGGTGCAGGGAACCCTTGCCACAAAGATCGGCAACTGTCTCAACTGCGAATTTTACCAGCGGGTACAGCGGGAGGAGAAACCCAGGTTTGAAACATCAGCAAAGATACTGGAGCGTCTGAACAAGGGATTCCCACCAGAATCATAA
- a CDS encoding sensor histidine kinase yields the protein MSGMVDKNCWEFKRCGREPGGIRVEDLGACPAATETRADGVNGGKNGGRTCWAICGTMCEGRVQGTYAAKIGNCRSCEFYLSVQRDIQTRDLPPSEHPSKVLDLVLDRTAALELEIERRMQVEATLRQVNSKLNLLSSITCHDMLNKIHTLGLLTDLLSQTYYQDPVLLGYLQTLDQQIQDLTEMIVFTHDYQDIGVQAPIWQQIHQVIAGVQELVHSVPIEVDPGLGLYEIYADPLISRVFYNLVDNAIRHGGQVHQIQVCGVELAEGLVVVWEDDGVGVLQTEKEKIFKKGHGKNTGLGLFLVREILSITRIEIQETGTFGAGARFEITVPKDSYRLVNSGSN from the coding sequence ATGAGTGGTATGGTCGATAAAAATTGTTGGGAGTTTAAGAGATGCGGAAGAGAACCTGGGGGCATCAGAGTTGAAGACCTCGGAGCCTGTCCTGCAGCAACTGAAACTCGCGCTGATGGAGTAAATGGCGGGAAGAACGGAGGTCGGACCTGCTGGGCGATCTGCGGTACGATGTGCGAAGGAAGAGTCCAGGGGACCTATGCCGCAAAGATCGGGAATTGCCGTTCCTGTGAGTTCTATCTGAGTGTACAGCGGGATATTCAGACACGTGATCTTCCTCCATCTGAACACCCGTCAAAGGTACTGGATCTTGTCCTGGATCGGACTGCCGCTCTTGAACTGGAGATTGAACGGCGAATGCAGGTTGAGGCTACCCTCCGTCAGGTCAATTCAAAGTTAAACCTCCTTTCAAGCATTACCTGCCATGATATGCTCAATAAAATACATACTCTTGGTCTTCTCACCGACCTCTTGAGTCAGACATATTATCAGGATCCTGTCCTTCTGGGATACCTGCAAACACTTGATCAGCAGATCCAAGATCTGACGGAGATGATCGTATTCACTCATGACTATCAGGATATCGGGGTCCAGGCACCAATCTGGCAGCAAATCCACCAGGTGATCGCTGGAGTTCAGGAATTGGTTCATTCCGTTCCGATAGAGGTGGATCCTGGTCTTGGTTTGTATGAGATTTATGCGGATCCGCTCATTTCACGAGTATTTTATAACCTTGTGGATAATGCAATCCGCCATGGTGGGCAGGTGCACCAGATCCAGGTTTGCGGCGTGGAACTGGCAGAGGGGCTGGTTGTTGTCTGGGAGGATGATGGCGTGGGGGTTCTCCAAACTGAGAAAGAGAAGATCTTCAAGAAAGGGCATGGGAAGAACACAGGGCTTGGGCTCTTCCTTGTCCGGGAGATCCTGTCTATCACCCGCATTGAGATCCAGGAAACCGGAACATTTGGGGCAGGGGCGAGATTTGAAATAACCGTACCGAAGGATTCATACCGGCTTGTCAATTCCGGATCAAATTGA
- a CDS encoding sulfite exporter TauE/SafE family protein, translating into MFGYSIAFFIAGGIGLIASIIGMGGGFLYVPTLTLLFGLDQKTAVGTSLAAMIFSSSTATLIYWRQKKILITLAALLTLPAMIFSMLGSLITVYFDARILVILFALVLILMSLQMLVPSLCFVPAITWGPSIAINPSVSREHSKPIRVPCIHLVIWGAMGGLVSGITGTSGGALFVPALVVLGVPIHLAVATSLLTIIPTSITGAATHIALGNISLPYVVVYGAGAVLGAFAGASLAPRIQADHIKRVFGILLISIALLMIQQKILG; encoded by the coding sequence GTGTTCGGTTACAGTATTGCGTTTTTCATTGCTGGGGGGATCGGCCTGATCGCTTCCATTATTGGAATGGGAGGAGGTTTTCTCTATGTCCCTACGCTCACACTGCTCTTCGGTTTGGACCAGAAGACAGCTGTTGGAACCAGTCTTGCAGCGATGATCTTCTCATCGAGTACTGCTACACTCATATACTGGAGACAGAAAAAAATTCTGATTACTCTTGCGGCACTCCTGACCCTGCCCGCAATGATATTTTCTATGCTCGGTTCGCTCATCACCGTGTATTTCGACGCGAGGATCCTGGTCATCCTTTTTGCACTCGTACTGATCCTCATGTCCCTGCAGATGCTTGTTCCTTCCCTCTGCTTTGTCCCGGCGATCACATGGGGGCCATCCATCGCAATCAACCCGTCGGTCTCTCGTGAACATAGCAAACCGATCCGGGTTCCCTGCATTCACCTTGTGATATGGGGAGCGATGGGGGGGTTGGTGAGCGGGATTACTGGAACCAGCGGTGGGGCGCTTTTTGTCCCGGCCCTCGTCGTCCTTGGAGTCCCGATACATTTGGCGGTTGCGACATCCCTTCTAACGATCATCCCCACCTCGATCACAGGAGCTGCCACCCACATCGCTCTCGGAAATATCTCCCTACCCTACGTGGTAGTTTACGGAGCTGGTGCAGTTCTCGGTGCATTTGCTGGAGCATCTCTTGCTCCGCGAATCCAGGCAGATCATATCAAGAGAGTGTTTGGAATCCTCCTGATCAGTATTGCACTCTTGATGATTCAGCAGAAAATTCTGGGCTAA
- a CDS encoding putative zinc-binding protein, which translates to MEFEIVKIAKMIGKCPTCEEYAEKNATTPPKITVMACEGACAKGEVPRRVANIIAHRLSRDETVRICLGGAFTKDTGQRNLVRRAEEVIAIESCFIACSSRMMAGVLPDLTPTVVQADTKYDEPLPFGVDEVPDEMLSIYAYQVAEQIVHEHIRNGGICCAPTRKKECCADIHIPRSSDGCGK; encoded by the coding sequence ATGGAATTCGAGATCGTAAAGATTGCAAAAATGATCGGAAAATGTCCGACCTGTGAAGAATACGCAGAGAAGAATGCGACAACTCCACCAAAGATTACAGTTATGGCATGCGAAGGGGCGTGTGCAAAGGGTGAAGTGCCCCGCCGGGTTGCAAATATAATCGCCCACCGCCTCTCCCGCGATGAGACCGTCCGGATCTGTCTTGGCGGTGCATTCACGAAGGATACTGGCCAACGGAATCTCGTTCGACGGGCAGAAGAGGTGATCGCGATTGAGAGCTGCTTTATCGCGTGTTCATCGCGGATGATGGCCGGCGTGCTGCCAGACCTCACACCCACAGTCGTGCAGGCCGATACAAAATATGATGAACCGCTCCCCTTTGGTGTTGATGAAGTGCCGGATGAGATGTTATCCATATATGCATACCAGGTGGCAGAGCAGATCGTACACGAGCATATCCGGAACGGTGGAATCTGCTGCGCACCAACCAGGAAAAAGGAGTGCTGTGCGGACATACACATTCCCCGATCATCCGATGGATGCGGGAAGTAA
- a CDS encoding ester cyclase: MSPLVFQIILRDAIMSTVEENKRLMQTLDDAWNSQDWETFDKRHASHVDVFWPGQADPTHGRLSHREEAIAFFKIFPDNRVGNRPYKVLFGQEDWTCSVAEFTGTFKGPMTTPDGKVIEPNGKKFSVEFCTVAHWKDEEIIEEKLFYDKISLMQQIGLM, encoded by the coding sequence ATGAGTCCGCTTGTGTTTCAGATAATACTAAGGGATGCTATAATGTCAACCGTAGAGGAAAATAAGCGTCTCATGCAGACGCTGGATGATGCCTGGAATTCGCAGGATTGGGAAACATTTGATAAACGCCATGCATCACATGTCGATGTCTTCTGGCCAGGACAGGCAGATCCGACGCATGGCCGACTGTCCCATAGGGAAGAAGCAATTGCATTTTTTAAGATCTTTCCCGATAACAGAGTTGGAAACCGGCCTTACAAAGTGCTGTTCGGTCAGGAAGACTGGACCTGTTCTGTCGCCGAGTTCACAGGTACCTTCAAAGGTCCGATGACCACTCCCGATGGAAAGGTGATCGAACCAAACGGAAAGAAGTTCAGTGTGGAGTTCTGTACGGTTGCCCATTGGAAGGATGAGGAGATCATTGAGGAAAAACTCTTCTACGACAAGATCTCTCTGATGCAGCAGATCGGTCTGATGTGA
- a CDS encoding CDGSH iron-sulfur domain-containing protein — translation MTEENPKSSKIRDDAMKITVSRDGPYIVTGGVPLTSEEICNDDEGYCRTWRLVKRYPLQEQYALCRCGHSKNKPFCDGTHAKIHFDGTEAGDHEPYRDGAEVIEGPALSLTDNEHLCVHARFCMRAGGIWNLVQQSGDPTARDIAIEEAGNCPSGRLVVYDNTTGEAIEPELERSIVVIEYPPRDEHGPLWVRGGIPVISADGDSYEVRNRVTLCRCGRSGNKPFCDGSHVER, via the coding sequence ATGACAGAAGAAAATCCAAAATCATCGAAGATCAGAGACGATGCAATGAAGATCACCGTGAGCAGGGACGGCCCCTATATCGTAACTGGTGGGGTGCCTCTCACAAGCGAAGAGATCTGTAATGATGACGAGGGCTATTGCCGGACCTGGCGATTGGTGAAACGATATCCCCTGCAGGAGCAGTATGCCCTCTGTCGATGCGGCCACTCTAAGAACAAGCCTTTCTGCGACGGGACGCATGCCAAGATTCACTTTGATGGAACTGAAGCAGGGGACCATGAACCCTACCGTGATGGTGCAGAGGTGATCGAGGGTCCTGCTCTCTCCCTGACCGATAACGAACACCTCTGTGTCCACGCCCGATTCTGTATGCGGGCCGGGGGGATCTGGAATCTTGTTCAGCAGTCTGGAGATCCAACTGCCCGGGATATCGCCATCGAGGAGGCCGGTAACTGTCCATCGGGCCGGCTCGTCGTCTATGACAATACGACCGGCGAAGCAATTGAGCCTGAACTTGAGAGATCGATTGTCGTTATCGAGTACCCACCCCGGGATGAGCATGGGCCACTCTGGGTTCGTGGCGGCATCCCGGTCATATCTGCTGATGGCGATTCGTATGAGGTTCGGAATCGGGTTACCCTCTGTCGGTGCGGAAGATCGGGAAATAAACCGTTCTGTGATGGCAGCCATGTGGAACGATGA
- a CDS encoding isochorismatase family protein: MANLNDENLALLTNLNSALVLVDFQPKMIAGVASGDKTIIRNAAYCAAKAARILGIPAVLSSIGPQNNGEFFAEITGLFPDQEVFARTIPSFDAFEDEKTWNAFKKTGRKKMVVSGLWTSMCFAYTALHGLREGYEVYGLMDAAGDSTSDAHKFGIERMIQAGVVPITVESLVSEWMHDWGNPKAGELVKEVYSRYGALIGLQ; encoded by the coding sequence ATGGCAAATTTAAACGATGAAAATCTTGCATTACTTACCAATCTGAACAGCGCGCTTGTCCTCGTGGACTTTCAGCCCAAGATGATTGCAGGTGTTGCTTCTGGTGATAAGACAATCATACGAAACGCCGCATATTGCGCCGCAAAGGCGGCACGTATCCTGGGTATTCCAGCCGTGCTATCGTCAATTGGGCCGCAGAATAACGGAGAGTTCTTCGCGGAGATTACAGGTTTGTTCCCCGACCAGGAAGTGTTCGCCCGGACTATTCCCAGTTTCGATGCGTTCGAAGACGAAAAGACCTGGAATGCATTTAAAAAAACCGGCCGGAAGAAGATGGTTGTTTCAGGGCTGTGGACAAGTATGTGCTTTGCGTATACAGCTCTCCATGGTTTAAGAGAAGGATACGAAGTCTACGGGCTGATGGATGCAGCCGGCGATTCTACGTCTGATGCCCACAAATTTGGTATTGAACGGATGATTCAGGCAGGGGTGGTTCCCATCACGGTGGAATCTCTGGTATCTGAATGGATGCATGACTGGGGTAACCCGAAGGCAGGTGAACTCGTTAAGGAAGTATATTCTAGGTACGGTGCCCTGATTGGGCTTCAATAA